From Thermotoga sp. Ku-13t, the proteins below share one genomic window:
- a CDS encoding LacI family DNA-binding transcriptional regulator, producing MPTLKDVANLANVSVSTVSKVLNGKGRVSEEKRKEILKIARELGYTPNYHARNMARKSKILTIGLIVPDIINPFFARLTRGVQKACGEDSLVILMDSFRNLEREEKLIRNARFFGIDGIIIGNSRVSDDLVEEISDYIPVVVFDKFYELDNVVSIVLDNRYGAYMATKHLIENSCRNIVHLGGTHELYVSLERAKGYEAAMNEASLKPFVEPVGYNESAGYEGMKRLLEEGVQVDGVFCMNDLVAIGAMRALKEKNMRIPNDVAIVGFDNDEELCEIIDPPLSSVHQPVEEMGEVAAKLLFELIKGNSKIKRYVFSPRLVVRRSSLKKVDL from the coding sequence TTGCCAACTCTCAAAGATGTAGCAAATTTGGCCAACGTTTCCGTCTCGACCGTCTCGAAGGTTCTCAACGGTAAAGGGCGTGTGAGTGAGGAGAAGAGGAAAGAGATTCTCAAAATCGCGCGAGAGCTCGGCTACACACCCAACTATCACGCGCGCAACATGGCACGAAAGAGCAAGATACTCACCATAGGGCTCATCGTGCCGGACATCATAAACCCGTTCTTTGCGAGGCTCACGCGCGGGGTTCAGAAAGCCTGTGGTGAGGACTCGCTCGTCATACTGATGGATTCTTTCAGAAACTTGGAAAGAGAGGAAAAACTCATCAGAAACGCGAGGTTTTTCGGAATCGATGGGATCATCATTGGAAATTCGCGTGTCAGCGACGATCTGGTGGAAGAAATTTCCGATTACATCCCTGTAGTGGTTTTCGACAAGTTCTACGAGCTGGACAACGTCGTCTCGATCGTGCTGGACAACCGCTACGGTGCGTACATGGCGACGAAACATTTGATCGAAAACAGCTGCAGGAACATCGTTCATCTGGGTGGAACGCACGAACTGTACGTTTCTCTGGAGAGGGCGAAAGGCTACGAGGCGGCCATGAACGAGGCGAGTTTAAAACCGTTCGTTGAACCGGTTGGGTACAACGAATCTGCAGGTTACGAAGGGATGAAGAGGTTGCTCGAAGAGGGTGTTCAGGTCGATGGTGTGTTCTGCATGAACGATCTCGTCGCGATAGGTGCTATGAGGGCGCTGAAAGAAAAAAATATGAGAATTCCAAACGATGTGGCGATCGTCGGTTTCGACAACGATGAAGAACTGTGTGAGATCATCGATCCACCTTTGAGTTCGGTTCATCAACCTGTGGAGGAGATGGGTGAGGTCGCGGCGAAACTGCTCTTCGAACTGATCAAAGGCAACTCGAAGATAAAACGTTACGTGTTTTCCCCGAGGCTCGTGGTCAGACGCTCGAGTTTGAAGAAGGTGGATTTATGA
- the obgE gene encoding GTPase ObgE: MEREDFVDRVKIFVKAGDGGNGAVSFRREKYVPKGGPDGGDGGDGGFVILRADASLSTLLKFKHQKKFVAENGQHGRGKKQAGKNGEDLIIDVPVGTVVKDAVTGEIIADLDRHGMMVCVARGGKGGRGNVHFATSTLRAPRIAESGEKGEERWLELELKLLADAGLVGFPNVGKSSLIAAMSNARPKIADYPFTTLIPNLGVVRVGRDIEYVLADIPGLIEGAHKGSGLGNLFLRHIERCSVLVHVVDIACVEGRDFLKDYDTIMEELHKYSPELLKKPQILVANKIDLLDEEELNKRLERLKQHTGKDPIAVSALTRQNIETLKEKIAQFVGESKLKLKMLPAPPFEKPKPVKTRLELKFDFDIVKTKEGFVVKGEQVEAWLKRYSLEHRDALIRFLDVLERNGLSEKLKQAGAKDGDTVWIGDYDFEYHE; the protein is encoded by the coding sequence TTGGAAAGGGAAGATTTTGTTGACCGGGTAAAGATATTCGTGAAAGCTGGAGATGGTGGAAACGGCGCGGTGAGTTTCCGCAGGGAAAAGTACGTGCCCAAAGGTGGTCCGGACGGCGGCGATGGGGGCGATGGTGGTTTCGTCATCCTCCGCGCCGATGCGAGTCTTTCTACGCTGCTCAAGTTCAAACACCAGAAAAAGTTCGTCGCCGAGAACGGCCAGCACGGTCGCGGCAAGAAGCAGGCGGGCAAAAACGGTGAGGATCTGATCATAGACGTTCCTGTGGGTACCGTCGTGAAAGACGCAGTAACAGGCGAGATCATCGCCGATCTTGACAGGCACGGTATGATGGTCTGCGTCGCACGTGGGGGCAAGGGTGGCAGGGGCAACGTCCACTTTGCCACGAGTACGCTCAGAGCTCCCAGGATTGCAGAGTCGGGTGAGAAAGGCGAAGAGAGGTGGCTCGAGCTCGAGCTCAAGCTGCTCGCCGATGCAGGCCTTGTGGGCTTTCCCAACGTCGGAAAATCGTCTTTGATAGCTGCCATGAGCAACGCAAGGCCCAAGATCGCAGATTATCCCTTCACCACACTGATCCCGAACCTCGGTGTGGTGAGAGTCGGCAGGGACATCGAATACGTCCTGGCAGACATTCCTGGTTTGATTGAAGGTGCGCACAAAGGAAGTGGGCTTGGAAACCTCTTCTTGAGGCACATAGAAAGATGCAGCGTTCTCGTGCACGTGGTGGACATAGCCTGCGTCGAGGGCAGGGACTTTTTGAAAGACTATGACACGATCATGGAAGAGCTGCACAAGTACAGCCCAGAACTTTTGAAAAAGCCCCAGATCCTGGTCGCGAACAAGATAGACCTGCTCGACGAAGAGGAGCTGAACAAAAGATTGGAGAGGTTAAAACAGCACACCGGTAAAGATCCAATCGCGGTGTCCGCGCTAACAAGGCAGAACATAGAAACGCTCAAAGAAAAGATCGCCCAGTTCGTCGGCGAGAGCAAGTTGAAGCTGAAGATGCTCCCCGCACCTCCTTTCGAAAAACCAAAACCTGTGAAGACCAGACTGGAGCTCAAGTTCGATTTCGATATCGTCAAAACGAAAGAAGGTTTCGTGGTGAAAGGAGAACAGGTTGAAGCCTGGCTCAAACGGTATTCACTCGAGCACAGGGACGCTTTGATCCGGTTCCTCGACGTGCTCGAGAGGAACGGTCTGAGCGAGAAGTTGAAACAGGCAGGTGCGAAAGATGGAGACACCGTCTGGATTGGGGACTACGACTTCGAATACCACGAGTAG
- the nadD gene encoding nicotinate (nicotinamide) nucleotide adenylyltransferase, which produces METPSGLGTTTSNTTSRIGIFGGTFNPPHVGHLIVAQYALELLQLELLYIVPAYRPPHRSGDVAPFELRFEWCVKTFKLKNTVVSDYEKQRGDISYSLYTVQHFAEKHKCVPYFIVGEDALRYIETWHRYRDLLNSCHFVVYPRYCGKPYHERAREVLGELFDRIVFLNAPLVEISSSEIRERIRQKKSIKGMVVSQIEESIVSYYGKI; this is translated from the coding sequence ATGGAGACACCGTCTGGATTGGGGACTACGACTTCGAATACCACGAGTAGGATCGGCATCTTCGGTGGAACGTTCAATCCCCCACATGTGGGACATTTGATCGTGGCCCAGTACGCGCTTGAGCTGCTGCAGCTCGAACTGCTCTACATCGTACCGGCGTACAGGCCTCCGCACAGATCCGGCGACGTGGCCCCGTTCGAGCTGCGCTTCGAATGGTGCGTCAAAACCTTTAAACTGAAGAACACTGTGGTGAGCGATTATGAAAAACAGCGTGGAGATATTTCTTATTCTCTCTATACGGTTCAACACTTCGCCGAAAAGCACAAGTGCGTTCCGTACTTCATCGTTGGAGAAGACGCCCTCAGGTACATAGAAACCTGGCACAGATACAGAGACCTTTTGAACTCATGCCACTTCGTCGTTTATCCACGCTACTGTGGCAAACCCTACCATGAAAGAGCCAGGGAAGTCCTCGGGGAACTCTTCGACAGGATCGTCTTCCTCAACGCTCCACTGGTCGAAATATCGTCCAGCGAGATAAGAGAAAGGATCAGACAGAAAAAGAGTATAAAAGGAATGGTCGTTTCACAGATCGAAGAGTCGATCGTGAGTTACTATGGCAAGATTTAG